GGTAAAGAGAAGCTGATCTTCACTCAGTTGTTCATATTCAACCTTTTGTGGTTCCTTCACCTTGATAATCATTTCAGCGCGATCAAAGATTTCAGCAGCGGTTCCAACGATCTTGGCCCCGGCCTTTTCATAATCGGCGTCATGACAGCCGATGCCAACACCTGCATTGGTTTCCACCAGAACTTCATGTCCGTGATGGGTCATTTCACGCACGGAACTCGGCGTCAGGCCAACACGATATTCATGATTTTTAATCTCTTTTGGAACACCAATCAGCATTGCATTTCTCCTAACCAAAACAAGGGCTTCCTATTCATATATTTGTTATGAACAAGCCTATATCAAGGTGAGTCGAATTTGCTGTTAAAATCATCTGAAAAATGACAATATATTCGAATTATATTTAGTTAATCATATAATTTATCGAATTTTATTCATATGGAACAGCTTGATACGATAGATCGTAAGATCATGACCCACCTGCAACGCGATGGCCGTATGAGCAATGCGGACTTGGCCGAAGCGGTGAACCTGTCGCCATCAGCCTGCCTGCGCCGGGTGAAACGATTGGAAGATGATGGATTTATCGAAGGTTACGCCATGTTGGTCAATCAGGCTGCGGTGGGCAAGCCAACCAATGTGTTTGCCGAAATCACACTGGCAAACCTAAGCGAAGAAACCGTTGATGCTTTTGAACGCGCCGTCATTGATTGCCCGGATGTGCGCGGTTGTTATCTCATGTCTGGGGATGCAGATTATCTCTTGCGCATTGCGTGTGCCGGACCAGAAGGTTATGAACATATCCATCGCCATTATCTTTCCCGCCTGCCCGGTGTTGCACGCATCCGTTCCAGCTTTGCCTTGCGCACCGTCTGTAAGAAAACAGGGGTTAAACTGGATATTTGACATGAAAAAACGTTTCTTCCCCAAAGGCCGTCAGGTTGACCAAGACTTAAGTGATCAGATTGCAGATCTGCTGGGTAATGATATCAAACGGCGTGATTTGCTGATTGAAAACCTGCATCGCGTACAGGATCATTTTGGCTGTTTAAGCAAAGACCACATCGCTGCCCTTGCCGACGTGATGAAACTGACGCAGGCCCAAGTCTATGAAGTTGCCAGTTTCTATGCTCATTTTTATATTGAGGGAGCACCGCCTGCTGACAAACACTGCACCGGCCTGACCTGTTCCCTATTTGGGAAAGGAACAGGAAGTGGCGTCCCCTGTGTTGGGCGTTGTGATCAGGCCCCGGTCCACATGACCAAAGGTGCCACCTTACCCGATTACATTCCTTATGAGAAATATTGTTACGCAACCTTGCTCGCTTATAAAGATCAAGGGGAGGAGATTCTGAAACAACTGGATCAGGCCAACTTACGCGGCCTTGGCGG
This sequence is a window from Terasakiella sp. SH-1. Protein-coding genes within it:
- a CDS encoding Lrp/AsnC family transcriptional regulator; translated protein: MEQLDTIDRKIMTHLQRDGRMSNADLAEAVNLSPSACLRRVKRLEDDGFIEGYAMLVNQAAVGKPTNVFAEITLANLSEETVDAFERAVIDCPDVRGCYLMSGDADYLLRIACAGPEGYEHIHRHYLSRLPGVARIRSSFALRTVCKKTGVKLDI